The DNA window CTGCTCATGGTGCTGGTGTTCCTGTTCGTGGCGTCCTACTGGCTGTTCTACGGCGTGCGCGTGCTGGAGCCCCAGGAGAGGGACTACAGAGGCATCGTGGAGTATGCTGCATCGCTGGTGGACGCGCTGCTCTTCATCCAGTACCTGGCCCTGGTGCTGCTGGAGGTCAGACACCTGCAGCCTGCCTTCTGCCTCAAGGTGGTGCGCGCCACAGACGGGGCTAGCCGCTTCTACAACGTGGGACACCTCaggtcagtgagtgtgtgtacgtgtttgtcTCTGTGCGTCTGTGTTGCGTGCATTGTGCTGTTCACGTATCCTCATTGCGATGTTGATAGTATTGAAGATGATTGTGTGTTCCAGTATCCAGAGGGCAGCAGTGTGGGTGCTGGATCAGTACTACAGGGACTTCCCAGTCTACAACCCTGCCCTGCTCAACCTGCCCAAGTCCATCCTCTCCAAGAAGATGTCTGGATTCAAAGTCTACTCACTGGACGGTAAACAGCATtctacacccccctctctctaccttacagTGTCTTTCCATTCATCTGTCCAGCCGTCCATCAAACCAGTCATTCGTCCACCCACTCATCcatctatcctccctccctcctattaATCCATCCACTGACTGATGTATTGATCTACAGAGAACAGCACCAATAACTCCACCAGTCAGTCCCGGGCCATGATCGCTGCTGCGGCCCGCAGGAGAGACAACTCCCACAACGAGTACTACTACGAGGAGGCCGAGATGGACCGCAGGTGCCGCAAGCGCAAGGCCAGGTAAGACCGACAACATCCTGTCCCCCTATACATGTCTGTAATATGCTTTTAAAGTGATTAGGGAAAGAAGAACCCTGTTAATGTCCCTGTTCTTTGTCTCCAGTGAGTCTTGTTGCTATGTACGTTGCTGGAGGATAACCAGTCCCTTTCATAGTGTATTTCAGGCACAATTATGATGACTGATGCCACTGCCCATTGAGTTCTCCTGTATCATAGTGCTGTTGCTGATGGTAATACTAACACTGATCATAATGATTTATTGTGGCGTTGTCCAGGTTGGTAGTGGCGGTGGAAGAGGCCTTCACCCACATCAAGCGTCTCCATGATGATGACCCCGCAGCCTCGTCCCACAAACACCCCCGTGAGGTGATGGACCCCCGGGAGGCGGCTCAGGCCATCTTCGCCCCCATGGCCCGGGCCATGCAGAAGTACCTGAGGACCACGCGCCAGCAGCCCTACCACAGCATGGAGAGCATCCTCACACACCTGCAGTTCTGTATCACCCACAACATGACCCCCAAGGTGAGCAGAATTGATCATGTTCTCTTGGAGTCTATAATATATAACCTGAAAATAGAAGAGGTACATTGTGTGACTCTGGGTAAAATGTTAGAACGATACCAGTGTTGCGATTATTTTTTTCCATGACAAAAATGAGAACATGAAGCAGACCTAACTGTTTGGTTTTAAAAACCTGCTATATGTAAAATATTGTCTGCTACAggttggaaaataaatacatgtgactggATGACGGCATAATTATATTTGTTTTCAACATTAGGACTTTCCTAAATAAGTCAAATCCGCTTTCCTTGCCACAATACTCACGTGCATCGCTATACTGGTATCCTCCCAGCAATAATAAATAGCATGCATTTGATCAGATCTAGAATTCAAATTCTAACTTGTACTCAACTACTCATCCTCTCTGTACCCATTCACATGTCTTCCTCTTTCAGGTTGATTTTGAAAGGCTGTATTTTATTTTGTCTTTCCAGGCATTCCTTGAGCGTTACGTGAGCCCAGGCCCTACCATGCAGTACCAGCGTGAGAATGGCAGGGGGCGCCAGTGGACTCTAGTGAGCGAGGAGCCGGTAACCTCTGCCCTGCGTCAGGGTCTGGTCTTCTCCCTGCGCCGCCTCGACTTCTCCCTTGTCGTCACGGTGCAGCCCCTCCCCTTCCTGCGTATCGGTGAGGAGTTTATCGACCCCAAGAGCCACAAGTTTGTGATGAGGCTGCAGTCGGAGACCTCTGTGTAAAGGGGGGTCAGTGGAGGCCCCTGATCCGACTGGGATATGCAGGGTGCTAGATCATCATGTACTCTCCTATTGAACCATTGTCATGGATGTTAACAGAATGGGAAGAAGCTACGGTCTTCCAAAGACAGAAAATGGATGCCTTGACCATGTCTTATGACACTGTAAAATTCCCTTTTTAAGGTGTTTCTTGTCTGTAGGCCAACTGTCTCCATCTGGAACTACATTCCCGAGCTTGTTGTAACTGAGACTCTGTGTTGTAGTCTTATTCCGTGTATATGTGGCTCTCATTTAATTTTACACTGGCCTTTTTTTACACAAAAGTTATCATGATTTGGTAACATTGAATGAGTAAATCATTCCTGCCTTGGGACAGAATTCTTACAATGTTTCTGACTGACTTTCCTGAATAACCTTTTGTTCCATGAAGCTGTTTTGAATGGACTTGCCTTGTCTTTATCCTGTGTCCACTGTCCTCCACCCATCTCACTCTGACCAAGGACATGTGATTGTATCCTCACTGCAAGTTGTCTGCAGTCCATAGCAAATCACCAGATTGTGCCACATTTGTAAAACGAGCACAGTAACAGCCTTACCCATGTGTGAACTACGAAATGCTGGCCGGTGATCTCTGGCAAAGAACCACTTCTCTGACCACTAAACCTCTCGGTTCGAACCCAGATGTACTGTAACTGGCAGCCTAACGTTGCTACTTAGACAACAGTTTGGTGCAGTTCATCTTCTGAGCCACGATATGACTGCCAATCATTTCTATTCAAGCAGTTAGAACTCCAATACCGTACATTTCTGTGAGAACAACCAATGAAAGTTCAACTGGTTTGACATAATTGATGATAACATCAATGCTAATGATTGTCGTTCCAGTTTTTTTATGCATGCTAGAATTTTgggtttaaaaacattttatatgAGTTtgttttctatatatatattttttattaagtTATAATTCAATTCAAAAAAAGTTTTTACTTTTGGAAAAGCGGTGGTGCGTACAACAATTTTAATGTTTCATTATTGATAATAGTAGCTTGTATAGTGTGCTCGATGTTTTTAGTCCTGTTCTCCCCGTCTCTGCTTTTCTCACATACACAAAGTTGTGATTGTATGAAGCcctgttaaaaaaaacaatactgtAAGCCTACTGACGAGAAGATGATTAAAGACGTAATGGAATCTGAGTTTTAATTCAGAGAAAGATGTCGAATTGGAAAGTAATTCCGATGGAGTTTAAACTTCTCTTTCTTACCTAAAACACTCTTTCTACTCGTTCCCTTCGGAGTTCTTTATGGCCTTCTGTTTTCCACAGCACCCCCATTATTCAATATGACCCTCTAGTGACAACACGCTACCACCCTCACTGGGAAGTCATTTCTTTCTTGGCCATGTTGTGTATGTGCAGTACTAGTCACAAGTTTGGTCACACCTCAGTTTTTCTTTacttgtactattttctacattgtagaataatagtgaagacatcaaaactatgaaataacatatggaatcatgtagtaaccaaaaaaagtgttaaacaaatcgaaatgtattttatatttgagattcttcaaagtagccaccctttgccttgagcgCTTTGCACACTTtcgccattctctcaaccagcatgtACAACAGGGAATGTAAGTGTAAATGTCATTTTTAttaaacattctggcttgtagagaCTATTGTCTTTTTTAGTGCGACTTTGGTCACACTGAAAATCCATAGAGTAACCATGGTAACAGTGGTTAATGAAGCATGAATGGAGAGGCGAACACCTGATGCACTGCATACTTGACGCACAGTCTGTCTACCTGCCTCCGCCATAAACAGCACTAGGAGCTGAATCTTTTTGCTTCAATACACTTCAATTTCACTTTTAAGTGGCACCGGTTTACTCTCATATTTCTAATAAGATTACGAAAAGGAATTATTTCATAACATTTTGAAGCTTGTAGTTCAACGTTGATATTGTGAGGACTGGTGAATCGAGGGATGAAGTTACCTGTCTGGGACCAGAGCCAGTGGGAGGCAACCTGCTTGGTGTTATGGGGATTTGGTAAGATTTGGGAATGggttttcaacaacaacaaatatatGTATATAGCTTTTATGTCTGAGTGTGTATTTTTGTTGCATACCATGACACTATTAGGAAAGGGAGTGGTGGTGACAAGTGCTGAACAACACTCACCACCATAGAAATGTGGTAGAGTAACATTCTTCTttggaaaatgaaaaaaaaaacacaggctATTTCCCTGCATGTTTTGTTTTGATTGACTAGTAAATTAGTATGTTTTTGTAACATGTCTAGGCCCATACCTGTGTTAAAAGTAGGCTTCGTTTGTGGTGAGTAAGTGCACTTtttgtcagtgtgtttgtgtattaatGGCCTTAGCATGACTGCCAAACATGAACAGGAAAAGCAAGTTAAACAGCTTTGTGGCACATACTCTACCTCTGAGTccctgtgtgtatctgtctgtttcCCACTCTCCCCTGTCTGTAAAATAGGTGGAATCATTAATGAGTGAAGGAATCATTAACTACAGACTGTCTATCCCCCCAGACATTTCAAAGGGAAATGTTTGCTCTTGTTTATTATGATGATTATGCATTACTCTTTCTCACACCCCTTATCTCACCCCGTTTCTCTCTCTAACGCACAcaaactcctctctctctctcgtaaagCAGTGTTTGTGAGGGGTGGGTTTGTGGAGCCTCCTCCGTCCTTTGCCCTGCGGTCCTTGACGGAGGATGAGACGCGGCTGCCCTGTCAGTTCCAGGTTCAGGAGGACGAGCAGGTAGTTCAGGTCAGCTGGATCAAGGAGCTACCTGATGGCACCAAGGAGAATATCATCACCGCCCACCGCACAGAGGGACACACAGGTTGGTAACACCATGACCTCACCAACTCGCACATCACGTAATCACTCAATTACTATCCTAATGTTGTTTTCTTGCGTTTGTCTGCAATGACTGTGATGTTTACCAGAAGcaaatctgtctctgtctctctctgttgtttgtCTCGGGTCTTGTTTTTCTATCAGAGTTTGGGCGGTACTCTGGGAGAGTGAGGTTTGAGAGCAGTCGCTCCGTGGTGAACTCTGCTCTGCTCATCCTGACCACGGAGGAGTCTGATGAGGGGAAATACATCTGTCACATCAGCACATTCCCCTATGGGAGCTTTGAGAGGAAGCTGTCACTCACTGTGTGGAGTAAGACACATTTCTTTAACCATCCTCCTTTTCATCCTAGATGTAAACCAAGTTACTATTTTCATTGTTATCATCATCATAGTAATTTCCACTGAAGGAACTCTCTCAGTTCTGACTGAACAAAGCCTTACTTAAAAACTCTATTTAACTGTATAAAATGCAAACTAATATACCTCAGCTTGACCGTGCCCCTCTCCCTCGCTTCCCCCCAGccttccccatctcctctctggaCCCGGTGGTTCTGGAGGAGGGCCAGTCCTTCCACGTGGTTGCCTCCTGCCGCTCCGTGGCCCGCCCTCCACCCCGCCTGACCTGGGACACGGACCTTCCTGGCCAGGTCCAGAACCGCAGCTCCGAGGGCGGGGCCGTGTCCACCCACTTCTCCCTGCACCCCCTGAGGAGCATGAATGGCATGCAGTTGGACTGCCTGGTCTGGCACCCTGCTCTGGAACAACCCCGCAGGATCAGCAACCGCCTGGTGGTGCAATGTGAGTTTTCCCTCAGCTGTCACCATGGGAAGGTGGTAACTAGATGGCCACGCTAGGATGGATTAAAGTGACATTGTTTGTGTTGATAGTTCCCCCAGATGCATCTGTCACCGGCTTTGATGGCAACTGGTACATGGGACTGAAGGGAGCTGAACTCCGTTGTGAGTCTGGACGAAACCCCAAACCAAACAACTTCACCTGGACCAGGTattacctgtctgtctgactgactgtctttgTTTCTGTCTATGTATTATTTGCCTAATGTAACACAATCTGCATGATAAAATATACTATACAAATACTGGCGTgaaaaatatacacacacacacacatacaaagaagAGTATGTCAATTAGGAGGGTGCCTTTCTCTCTTTGTTCCATTCAAGAATAAATAAAAGACACCGTGTCCAGTTACAGAATAAGAAAACCGATTGGGAGAGAGACATTTTCACATGAGTGAGGgagccagggagggagggggaagagttGGAGTCGCATCTTAAGCATTTTATCAAATATCACTCTAATACGCAGTAAAACACAGGGTCTGCACATAATTAAAGATTATCCTGCGAGCATTACAATAATGACAGAACACACAATTAAATACTCACTATTGCAGTATGATAAAAATCCATGAATCTGTTTCTGCAGTAGTTGGATATAATTGAAGGAGATATACTTTTCCAAAATTGCTCTAAATGTATATAAAGTATCACATTTGGTATGTTGCTAAAAATGTAATGCATTTGAATGAAAAGAAACTGGATCCTGACCACTTGGTGATAGGGTTTCCCTATCAGTAGTATTATTCTCAAACATATATTCAATGTCAGATGTAATCTCTGCCGTTGATTCCATTATGAAGGATTGGTTAGAAGGTTGGGCTGAGTGAGAACAGAAATGTGAGAAGCTCCCCTAGTTTCACTGGGCACAGTGAAACTAGGGCAACATGAGCCCTCTCAGTGGACCTAGTTCCTGGTGGGGTCAGATACTTGCTCTCTATTATAGTCCCTGGGATATCTGAGCTTATTCCGGGGCATCCTACTTCATAGTAGGCTCAAATCCCAAGCCAAGTGGCATTACCTATTCAGATCAATAGGAGCAGCAATTAAACTGATTTTACAAGTGAATGAAAATGGTTGGTTTCCCTTTGTGTTCAACATGATACAACGAAAATGCATTTAGCTAAAAccagtgttgtgttcgagaccacctaaagcttgaccgagtcaagaccaaggcCGGAGCAAATCGTGTCCTAGTCAAGACCGACACTGGGAGGGGGACAAGGGGTCggccgagaccgagtcaagaccagaAAAATGCGAGTCCAATTCAAATCACCACCATAATAAGAGTTAAAATATCTAGTATTTCTGctttcatatttcagaacaacatatagattctttagacattcagaatagTGAAAAAATGCATGCCGAGGGAAAAACTTCTGCCTTTTTTAACTAGTTTGTAgggctgcagcaggtgttatcaaagaggatgttgttgctaatttgttagcttctcccttttcaagaataactttaAACAAGAAGTTAAGTTTCAAACTATCATCATCTGATGAGTGGAACTGGGTTTATTGCAGCACACTTTCTGTTGTTAATCATCTCTTTGAAAATAGCttgtgtgtgaaacattgttaCATTTAAAGttgaactgacagca is part of the Salmo trutta chromosome 31, fSalTru1.1, whole genome shotgun sequence genome and encodes:
- the LOC115169514 gene encoding vang-like protein 2 translates to MDNESQYSGYSYKSSHSRSSRKHRDRRDRHRSKSRDGSSRGDKSVTIQAPGESLLDAESTRGDDRDDNWGETTTVVTGTSEHSVSNEDLTRVSKELEESSPLECKRFLGPVLGGCLGLFALVTPLAFLVLPQLLWREALEPCGTPCEGLYVSLAFKLLVLLISSWALFLHPPRATLPRFFVFRCLLMVLVFLFVASYWLFYGVRVLEPQERDYRGIVEYAASLVDALLFIQYLALVLLEVRHLQPAFCLKVVRATDGASRFYNVGHLSIQRAAVWVLDQYYRDFPVYNPALLNLPKSILSKKMSGFKVYSLDENSTNNSTSQSRAMIAAAARRRDNSHNEYYYEEAEMDRRCRKRKARLVVAVEEAFTHIKRLHDDDPAASSHKHPREVMDPREAAQAIFAPMARAMQKYLRTTRQQPYHSMESILTHLQFCITHNMTPKAFLERYVSPGPTMQYQRENGRGRQWTLVSEEPVTSALRQGLVFSLRRLDFSLVVTVQPLPFLRIGEEFIDPKSHKFVMRLQSETSV